One segment of Rickettsiella grylli DNA contains the following:
- a CDS encoding COX15/CtaA family protein — translation MMLLRNKSALHFLYIAFLFAFIVIQLGVYTRLKDAGLGCPDWPTCYGRFIVPTHTLQLHHAPFINQILSAEKAWPEMIHRYAAASLVLFSFAAIILIVSNDKRSEQPLKIAISLFFLLLLQGLLGKWTVTLKLHPLVVMSHLLGGFASFSVLWLLILQLNKLHINQISRSEQKLKPWAALGLLLIILQISLGGWTSANYAAFVCPDFPTCQGVWWPRMNFSEGFHLWMNTAINFEGGILSSTARTAIQMAHRLMAILTGLYLSWIVYTLWRTSKKKFFRALAILLGLLLALQIGLGILNIVWLLALPIALSHNAVAALLLLVLITLNVSLYSNQHSFDELKQR, via the coding sequence ATGATGTTATTGAGAAACAAATCGGCCTTACATTTTCTTTATATTGCTTTTTTATTTGCTTTCATTGTCATACAACTCGGTGTTTACACCCGCTTAAAGGACGCTGGTTTAGGATGTCCTGATTGGCCCACGTGTTATGGAAGATTTATAGTGCCCACACATACCTTACAACTTCATCACGCTCCTTTTATAAACCAAATACTCTCTGCAGAAAAAGCATGGCCTGAAATGATTCATCGCTATGCAGCGGCGAGTTTAGTCTTATTTAGTTTTGCAGCGATTATTCTCATCGTTTCGAACGATAAACGTTCAGAACAACCGTTAAAAATAGCGATCAGTTTGTTTTTTTTACTTTTATTACAAGGTTTATTAGGCAAATGGACCGTGACGTTGAAATTACATCCGCTTGTGGTGATGTCTCATTTACTGGGTGGATTCGCGTCCTTCAGTGTGTTGTGGTTATTAATCCTTCAATTAAATAAACTGCACATCAATCAAATTTCACGTTCCGAACAAAAATTAAAACCTTGGGCAGCCTTGGGTTTATTATTAATCATTCTTCAAATTAGTCTTGGCGGATGGACAAGTGCCAATTATGCCGCATTTGTTTGTCCAGACTTTCCAACCTGCCAAGGTGTGTGGTGGCCACGGATGAATTTTTCTGAAGGTTTCCATCTGTGGATGAATACCGCTATCAATTTTGAAGGTGGAATTTTGTCTTCAACCGCGCGTACTGCGATACAAATGGCGCATCGTCTTATGGCAATCCTTACTGGGCTGTATTTAAGTTGGATAGTTTATACATTATGGCGTACTTCAAAAAAAAAATTTTTTCGGGCTCTGGCTATTTTATTGGGATTATTACTTGCGTTACAAATCGGATTAGGCATTCTGAATATCGTATGGCTACTCGCTTTACCTATTGCTTTATCACATAATGCGGTTGCTGCATTATTGCTACTGGTGCTGATTACGCTGAACGTCAGCTTATATAGCAATCAGCATTCTTTCGATGAATTGAAACAACGATAA
- a CDS encoding SURF1 family protein, with protein sequence MMKKNSIVIPFTPYYFTFTFVPTCMLFFLFSLLMYLGFWQIDRGNRKHHLQKIFNQRSSSRPIHLNQIKNIDLKKNYFRGIVQGHFDNPHTFLLENRIYLHKIGYEVLTPFFLNNQSNAILVNRGWIPQGMNRKQIPKISAVDHQIKLEGVIVFPPKTFHFFNPINEEGWPKKIQSIHPDFLKKNKFQPFLLVVQPQQPGSFIPLWHPITLQPARHYAYAFQWFGLSITLFIVFLSAHIHRL encoded by the coding sequence ATGATGAAAAAAAATAGTATTGTTATCCCATTCACTCCGTATTACTTTACGTTTACATTCGTTCCGACGTGCATGTTATTTTTTTTATTTTCTCTATTGATGTATCTCGGTTTTTGGCAAATCGACCGTGGCAATCGTAAGCATCACCTTCAAAAAATATTCAATCAGCGATCCTCATCCAGACCCATTCATTTAAATCAAATTAAAAATATTGATTTAAAAAAGAACTACTTTCGTGGAATAGTGCAAGGCCACTTTGATAACCCACACACTTTTTTACTTGAAAACAGAATTTATTTGCATAAAATTGGTTATGAAGTCCTGACTCCTTTTTTTTTAAATAACCAATCCAACGCCATATTAGTCAATAGAGGATGGATTCCACAAGGCATGAATAGAAAACAAATTCCAAAAATTTCAGCGGTTGATCATCAAATTAAACTCGAGGGAGTAATTGTTTTTCCTCCTAAAACGTTTCATTTTTTCAATCCGATCAATGAAGAGGGCTGGCCCAAAAAGATTCAATCCATTCATCCTGATTTTTTAAAAAAAAATAAATTTCAACCTTTTTTATTGGTTGTTCAACCTCAACAACCGGGTAGCTTTATACCGCTTTGGCACCCTATCACATTACAGCCTGCGCGCCATTATGCCTATGCATTTCAATGGTTTGGATTAAGTATAACGTTGTTCATTGTTTTTCTTAGTGCACATATTCACCGTTTATGA
- a CDS encoding cytochrome c oxidase subunit 3 produces MKKKDAFYYVPEHSQWPIIGALALLFLAFGSLNIGKKWGLIALIIGVAGLAFMLTGWFWNVAQERQAGFYSPQMDKTFRWGMVWFLIAELFLFGLLLGSIVHVRFSITPWLAGQGGDASQLTHYLLWPDFAKQWPLLTPPRVATHQVKPVHSLLNDLPLINLIVLLASAFCLSAAHYHFKKINGPYCRLSFNLAICFAFIFVISQFYYFIHSLNTHVITQRGVWGSFLIAFLGFHLLNCVAALFFLLFLYTRYCKNAFEKNIFSFDASVWWWDFLTIIWVFGFFLIF; encoded by the coding sequence GTGAAAAAAAAAGACGCATTCTACTACGTCCCTGAACACAGTCAGTGGCCTATTATTGGCGCACTTGCGTTGCTTTTTTTAGCGTTTGGTTCATTAAATATAGGAAAAAAATGGGGTCTTATTGCACTCATCATCGGTGTCGCAGGTCTTGCATTCATGTTAACGGGTTGGTTTTGGAATGTCGCCCAAGAACGTCAAGCGGGATTCTACAGTCCTCAAATGGACAAAACGTTCCGCTGGGGTATGGTATGGTTTTTAATCGCTGAACTCTTTTTATTCGGCTTATTATTGGGTTCGATCGTCCATGTCCGATTTTCAATTACACCCTGGCTTGCAGGACAAGGCGGCGATGCATCGCAATTAACCCATTATTTACTCTGGCCCGATTTTGCTAAACAGTGGCCTTTATTGACCCCTCCCCGCGTTGCCACCCATCAGGTTAAGCCAGTCCATTCTCTCTTAAACGATCTTCCATTGATAAATCTTATCGTTCTACTTGCGAGTGCGTTCTGTTTATCCGCTGCACATTATCATTTTAAAAAAATCAATGGCCCATACTGTCGTTTAAGCTTCAATTTAGCGATTTGTTTCGCTTTTATTTTTGTCATTTCACAATTTTATTATTTTATTCATAGCCTTAATACACACGTAATTACGCAACGCGGGGTGTGGGGTAGCTTTTTAATTGCTTTTTTAGGGTTTCATTTGCTCAATTGTGTCGCTGCATTATTTTTTTTACTTTTTTTGTACACCCGTTATTGCAAGAACGCGTTTGAAAAAAATATTTTTTCTTTTGATGCGAGCGTATGGTGGTGGGATTTTCTCACGATCATCTGGGTATTCGGGTTTTTTTTAATTTTTTAA
- a CDS encoding cytochrome c oxidase assembly protein has product MPVHSRFAKISNKKILILLSLTTLSMFGFGFAMIPLYNVLCKNLGINGKTDKLSYLASNQIDLSRSIRVELMTHNNNNLAWNFYPRLQHIQLHPGENILIYFFAQNNSDHPMTVQAIPSVSPGLAARYLKKTECFCFTQQTFNAGQHRDMPVLFHIDPHLPQSIHTITLAYTLFDATKIKPSALTLRSLAHIPS; this is encoded by the coding sequence ATGCCCGTCCACTCACGCTTCGCCAAAATTTCCAATAAAAAGATTTTAATTCTACTTTCTTTAACGACGCTGTCGATGTTTGGTTTCGGCTTTGCCATGATTCCCCTTTATAATGTACTGTGTAAAAATTTAGGGATCAATGGTAAAACAGACAAGCTGAGTTACCTGGCTTCGAATCAAATTGATCTATCCCGCAGTATTCGTGTAGAATTGATGACGCATAACAACAATAATCTTGCTTGGAATTTTTACCCCCGATTACAACATATTCAATTACATCCCGGGGAAAATATTTTAATTTATTTTTTCGCTCAGAATAATTCAGATCATCCAATGACTGTACAAGCGATTCCTAGCGTTTCTCCCGGTTTAGCGGCCCGTTACCTAAAAAAAACAGAGTGTTTTTGTTTTACACAACAAACGTTTAATGCGGGCCAACATCGAGATATGCCTGTTTTATTTCACATTGATCCTCATTTACCTCAATCGATTCATACCATCACGTTAGCCTATACCTTATTTGATGCAACAAAAATAAAACCCTCTGCATTGACGCTGCGCTCTTTAGCGCATATTCCCAGTTAA
- the ctaD gene encoding cytochrome c oxidase subunit I, which yields MEQTLDREHLLPQGFFAFFKRWLFTTNHKEIGTLYLLFSLLMFFVGGIFALLIRAELFQPGARLMNPELFNQMTTLHGLVMLFLAIMPAFSGFANWMIPLMIGAPDMAMPRMNNWAFWILPVATIVLFSTLFMEGSAPNFGWTMYAPLSTLYGPESTDYLILAIHLMGLSSLMGAINIIVTLLNLRTPGMTLMKMPIFCWSWFVTAFLLIGVMPVLAAAVTMMLMDRHFATSFFSAAGGGDPLLYQHLFWFFGHPEVYIIILPAFGIISQIIPTFSRKKLFGYRFMVYALLVIAFLSFIVWVHHMFVTGVPLAAELFFMYTTMLIAVPTGVKVFNWVTTMYRGALSFETPMLFALGFVILFTIGGFSGVMLSMVPADFQYQDTYFVVAHFHYVLVPGALFGAIAGTYYWLPKMTGVMYNERLGQCHFWLSVIGVNLTFFPMHFLGLAGMPRRVADYSLQFANFNAIASLGAFLFGFAQLFFLYTIIQALRKKGKKATAHVWEGAEGLEWTLSSPPPLHSFTTPPTLKS from the coding sequence ATGGAACAAACACTTGATCGCGAACATCTGCTTCCTCAAGGTTTTTTTGCATTTTTCAAACGTTGGCTCTTTACAACGAATCATAAAGAAATTGGAACGTTATATCTTCTTTTTAGTCTTCTTATGTTTTTTGTGGGTGGAATTTTTGCGTTATTAATCCGTGCTGAATTATTTCAACCGGGCGCCCGGTTAATGAATCCAGAACTTTTTAATCAGATGACAACTCTACACGGCCTCGTTATGTTATTTCTTGCGATTATGCCGGCTTTTTCTGGGTTTGCGAATTGGATGATCCCGTTAATGATAGGCGCACCTGACATGGCGATGCCGCGTATGAATAACTGGGCATTTTGGATATTACCGGTCGCAACTATCGTGCTTTTTAGCACACTCTTTATGGAGGGCTCTGCACCTAATTTTGGGTGGACAATGTATGCACCCTTATCCACACTCTATGGGCCTGAGAGTACCGATTATTTAATTCTTGCCATCCATTTAATGGGACTTTCTTCACTGATGGGCGCGATTAATATTATTGTCACCTTACTTAATCTTCGAACGCCTGGAATGACGCTGATGAAAATGCCCATCTTTTGTTGGAGTTGGTTTGTGACTGCTTTTCTACTCATTGGTGTCATGCCTGTTTTAGCAGCCGCGGTGACCATGATGCTGATGGATCGGCACTTCGCGACCAGTTTTTTCAGTGCCGCTGGCGGAGGTGATCCATTACTTTATCAGCATCTTTTTTGGTTTTTTGGACATCCTGAAGTTTATATTATTATTCTTCCAGCGTTTGGAATCATTTCTCAAATTATTCCAACGTTTAGTCGAAAAAAACTTTTTGGTTATCGGTTTATGGTCTATGCTTTATTAGTCATCGCATTTTTATCATTTATTGTGTGGGTCCATCATATGTTCGTAACTGGTGTCCCCTTAGCGGCTGAATTATTTTTCATGTACACCACCATGTTAATTGCTGTGCCTACCGGTGTAAAAGTGTTTAACTGGGTCACGACAATGTATCGCGGTGCACTTAGCTTTGAAACCCCCATGTTATTTGCACTCGGCTTTGTTATTCTATTTACTATTGGTGGATTTTCTGGCGTCATGTTATCGATGGTCCCCGCAGATTTTCAATATCAAGATACCTATTTTGTGGTCGCTCATTTTCATTATGTTTTAGTCCCGGGCGCCCTATTTGGTGCGATTGCAGGCACTTATTATTGGTTACCCAAAATGACCGGTGTGATGTATAACGAACGCCTCGGTCAATGCCATTTTTGGTTGTCCGTCATCGGGGTTAATCTCACCTTTTTCCCGATGCATTTCTTGGGGTTAGCGGGTATGCCAAGGCGCGTTGCCGATTATTCTTTACAATTTGCCAATTTTAATGCGATTGCAAGTTTAGGCGCTTTTTTATTTGGTTTTGCGCAATTATTTTTTCTTTACACGATTATTCAAGCCCTACGCAAAAAAGGAAAAAAAGCGACCGCGCATGTTTGGGAAGGCGCTGAAGGTCTCGAATGGACGTTAAGTTCGCCGCCTCCTTTACACAGCTTTACAACCCCACCCACGTTGAAGTCCTGA
- a CDS encoding c-type cytochrome, whose protein sequence is MSKIIFNYLSWFNFFKHSFFIALFFSSSASAHLSQGLTSKKPELNIPYPTVHYPQDDTLRQQIQRGEYLTKAGDCIACHTDSPHHGKPFAGGLGIYTPFGSIYSPNITPDKETGIGTWSDKAFIRAMHKGIAPNGSYYFPVFPFASFTKVSTQDLLAIKAYLFSLSPVRRTNQPNEMMWPFHWRFLQLGWRVLFLRTGYYKPDNQHSMLWNRGAYLVQGLGHCGMCHTPLNLLGAEKKKNYLTGGFIQGYYAPNISATGLKNASINEIRAVFKQNKMLKNAGVVAGPMAEVNSNSLKYLSTYDLNAIATYLKTVKSHVPRSAFNGPITTKTGRKVYESYCAVCHASGAAGAPELGNTAEWKKRLQQGKNILYARAIQGFNSMPPKGTCTGCSDDAIKAAVDYILLNDHRRTTVTIPLHEKGVRLKTGKQIYLHHCALCHDNGKLGAPLIGDKTRWRPIIAKNIDVLFAHTIQGYKKMPAKGGCKPCNNAELEASVKYMVEQSKITGNYSLW, encoded by the coding sequence GGCTCACATCAAAAAAACCTGAGCTGAATATCCCTTACCCTACGGTTCACTATCCTCAAGACGACACATTACGTCAACAAATTCAGCGCGGTGAATATTTAACGAAAGCTGGCGATTGTATTGCCTGTCATACCGATAGCCCACATCATGGAAAACCGTTTGCCGGAGGCTTAGGTATTTATACCCCGTTTGGAAGCATTTATTCTCCCAATATCACACCCGATAAAGAAACAGGAATTGGCACCTGGAGCGATAAAGCGTTTATCCGTGCGATGCATAAAGGAATAGCGCCCAATGGAAGCTATTATTTTCCTGTATTCCCATTTGCAAGTTTTACTAAAGTCAGTACTCAGGATTTATTAGCTATCAAAGCCTATCTATTTAGTTTAAGTCCTGTGAGACGAACTAATCAGCCGAATGAAATGATGTGGCCCTTTCATTGGCGTTTTTTACAATTAGGATGGCGCGTTCTCTTTTTACGCACCGGATATTATAAACCCGATAATCAGCACTCCATGTTATGGAACCGCGGTGCTTATCTCGTTCAAGGTTTAGGTCACTGCGGAATGTGTCATACCCCTTTAAATCTATTAGGTGCCGAAAAAAAGAAAAATTATCTAACCGGAGGTTTTATTCAAGGTTATTATGCCCCGAATATAAGCGCAACAGGATTAAAAAACGCAAGTATCAATGAAATTCGGGCCGTCTTTAAACAAAATAAAATGTTAAAAAACGCCGGCGTTGTCGCAGGGCCTATGGCAGAAGTGAACAGCAACAGCCTTAAGTATTTATCAACCTATGATTTAAATGCCATCGCAACTTATTTAAAAACGGTAAAAAGTCACGTACCCCGTTCTGCTTTCAATGGCCCTATTACGACGAAGACGGGCCGCAAAGTTTACGAATCTTATTGTGCTGTCTGTCATGCGAGTGGTGCTGCGGGTGCTCCTGAATTAGGGAATACGGCTGAATGGAAAAAACGTTTACAACAAGGAAAAAATATCCTTTACGCGCGTGCTATACAAGGCTTTAATTCAATGCCTCCCAAAGGGACGTGCACCGGTTGCTCGGATGATGCCATAAAAGCGGCGGTTGACTATATCCTCCTGAACGATCACAGGAGAACAACCGTTACGATCCCTTTACACGAAAAAGGAGTCCGCTTAAAAACAGGAAAACAAATTTATTTACATCATTGTGCGCTCTGTCACGACAATGGGAAATTAGGTGCCCCGCTCATCGGTGATAAAACACGTTGGCGACCTATCATCGCTAAAAATATTGATGTTTTATTTGCTCATACCATTCAGGGCTATAAAAAAATGCCTGCAAAAGGGGGATGCAAGCCCTGCAACAACGCTGAATTGGAAGCCAGTGTAAAATATATGGTGGAACAAAGTAAAATCACGGGTAATTATTCTCTCTGGTAA